A genome region from Bacillaceae bacterium IKA-2 includes the following:
- the floA gene encoding flotillin-like protein FloA (flotillin-like protein involved in membrane lipid rafts), whose amino-acid sequence MPEEIFLLIIVGLVIIGFAVLFTFVPVMLWISALAAGVKVGIFQLVGMRLRRVIPTRVVIPLIKAVKAGLELSTNQLEGHYLAGGNVDRVVNALIAAQRANIELTFERAAAIDLAGRNVLEAVQMSVNPKVIETPFIAGVAMNGIEVKAKARITVRANIDRLVGGAGEETIIARVGEGIVSTIGSAVSHKKVLENPDMISQTVLSKGLDAGTAFEILSIDIADIDIGKNIGAELQTDQAEADKKIAQAKAEERRAMAVAQEQEMKARVEEMRAKVVEAEAEVPLALAEALRSGNIGVMDYLNIQNVTADTDMRDSIGKATDDDKKA is encoded by the coding sequence TTAGCAGCTGGAGTAAAGGTTGGTATTTTCCAACTAGTCGGAATGAGACTTCGTCGTGTAATTCCGACTCGCGTTGTTATTCCATTAATTAAGGCTGTAAAAGCAGGCCTTGAATTAAGTACAAATCAATTAGAAGGTCATTACCTTGCAGGTGGTAACGTTGACCGTGTTGTTAACGCGTTAATAGCTGCGCAAAGAGCGAACATCGAGTTAACATTTGAGCGCGCAGCAGCGATTGACCTAGCAGGACGTAACGTGCTAGAAGCTGTACAAATGAGTGTTAATCCTAAGGTTATTGAAACGCCATTTATCGCTGGTGTTGCAATGAATGGAATTGAAGTAAAAGCGAAAGCACGAATTACAGTTCGAGCTAATATTGATCGTTTAGTTGGTGGTGCTGGTGAAGAGACAATCATCGCTCGAGTAGGTGAAGGAATTGTCTCGACTATAGGTTCGGCGGTAAGCCATAAAAAGGTCCTAGAAAATCCGGATATGATTTCACAAACAGTTCTTTCCAAAGGTCTAGATGCCGGTACTGCTTTTGAAATTTTATCGATCGATATTGCAGATATTGATATCGGTAAAAATATCGGTGCCGAGCTTCAAACTGACCAAGCTGAAGCAGATAAGAAGATTGCTCAAGCGAAGGCTGAAGAGCGTCGCGCAATGGCTGTAGCGCAAGAACAAGAGATGAAGGCAAGAGTAGAAGAAATGCGAGCTAAAGTTGTTGAGGCAGAGGCTGAAGTGCCGTTAGCGTTGGCTGAAGCGTTACGTTCAGGTAATATTGGTGTAATGGATTATTTGAACATCCAAAATGTTACAGCTGATACTGATATGAGAGATTCAATTGGTAAAGCTACGGATGACGACAAGAAAGCTTAA
- the yqfC gene encoding sporulation protein YqfC, producing the protein MMRKINRMVRRWMTDKMELPADVTMNLPRITMIGQLHIYIENHRGVLKFTTAELRLLLEQGQLIVKGKNFVIKTILPEELLLEGTIEQVIYINEKDK; encoded by the coding sequence ATTATGAGGAAGATAAATAGGATGGTTCGAAGATGGATGACAGATAAAATGGAACTTCCTGCTGATGTTACGATGAATCTGCCAAGAATTACGATGATTGGACAACTGCATATATATATCGAAAATCACCGCGGGGTCTTAAAATTTACAACGGCGGAACTTAGACTCTTATTGGAACAAGGTCAATTAATAGTTAAAGGGAAGAACTTTGTTATTAAAACGATTTTACCAGAAGAACTCTTGCTAGAAGGGACGATTGAACAAGTTATTTACATAAATGAAAAAGATAAGTAA
- the yqfD gene encoding sporulation protein YqfD yields MMKNTWTNSIVGFTRIKVAGKYTELFLNRCIHENISIWDIRRVGNETIVCYLALNDVKRIRPLVKETKVKLFFIEKKGIPFLIKKMVSRSGFAVGLVSFIAILFILSNMVWNIAIDGASPKIEHQLTQVINDMGIKRAKFQFLIPSVEDIQLNVTEKIEEATWIGVTLKGTTIHFNVVEKAFPEKQEPVSPRHLVAKKKAIVYDIFVEKGQGKVSPNDFVEKDDLLISGFIGKEGKMEIAPAKGKVFGEIWYKSNVTVPLVSEFITLTGEKKVKQSISVFNVTIPVWGFGKPDFDKYEINESVNSFRFFSWQLPIEYRRKTLLEKETLIREYTEAEAKQAAIIMAREELTKKLAENTVIKAEKVLHETIENGKVILMIHYQVIEDIVKIQPIIQGD; encoded by the coding sequence ATGATGAAAAATACATGGACAAATTCTATTGTTGGTTTTACAAGAATTAAAGTTGCTGGAAAATATACTGAATTATTTTTAAATAGGTGTATTCACGAAAATATTTCAATTTGGGATATTCGCAGAGTAGGAAACGAGACAATTGTTTGTTATTTAGCATTAAACGACGTTAAGAGAATTCGCCCCCTTGTTAAAGAAACTAAAGTGAAGCTATTTTTCATTGAAAAGAAAGGTATTCCATTTTTGATTAAAAAAATGGTTTCTCGAAGTGGATTCGCTGTTGGTTTAGTAAGTTTTATTGCAATTCTGTTCATTTTATCAAACATGGTATGGAACATTGCCATAGATGGTGCTTCTCCAAAAATTGAACATCAGTTAACTCAGGTAATTAATGATATGGGTATTAAAAGAGCGAAATTTCAATTTTTAATCCCTAGTGTTGAAGATATTCAATTAAATGTAACCGAAAAAATTGAGGAAGCGACATGGATTGGGGTCACGCTAAAGGGTACGACAATCCATTTTAATGTTGTCGAAAAAGCCTTTCCAGAAAAACAGGAACCTGTTTCACCAAGACATTTAGTAGCAAAGAAGAAAGCTATTGTCTATGATATTTTTGTAGAGAAGGGGCAAGGGAAAGTTTCTCCTAATGATTTTGTTGAAAAAGATGACCTATTAATCAGTGGCTTTATCGGTAAAGAAGGAAAGATGGAAATAGCACCAGCAAAAGGAAAGGTTTTTGGTGAAATTTGGTACAAGTCTAATGTTACAGTTCCATTAGTGAGTGAATTTATAACGTTAACTGGGGAAAAGAAAGTCAAACAATCTATCTCAGTATTCAACGTAACGATTCCTGTATGGGGGTTTGGAAAACCTGATTTCGATAAATATGAAATAAACGAATCAGTTAATAGCTTTCGGTTTTTTAGTTGGCAGTTACCAATAGAATATAGGCGGAAAACTCTTTTAGAAAAAGAAACATTAATTCGTGAATATACTGAGGCCGAAGCAAAGCAAGCGGCAATTATTATGGCAAGAGAGGAACTTACCAAAAAATTAGCTGAAAATACAGTAATAAAAGCTGAAAAAGTTTTGCACGAAACTATTGAGAATGGTAAAGTTATATTAATGATACATTATCAAGTAATAGAAGATATTGTAAAAATACAGCCAATCATTCAAGGAGATTGA
- a CDS encoding PhoH family protein, translated as MPEKLIDLQLEKANEAQSLFGPNDLHLKRIEEKLAVTIVTRGEKILVSGEENKIIIVDDVVTALLILIRKGINVSERDIIYAVQLAERGMIDELLELYQEKIAVNVKGKPILVKTLGQRHYVSAIRKRDIVFGVGPAGTGKTYLAVVMAVTALRDGLVKRIVLTRPAVEAGESLGFLPGDLKEKVDPYLRPLYDSLHDVLGVEQTARLMERGTIEVAPLAYMRGRTLDDSFVILDEAQNTTSEQIKMFLTRLGFGSKMVITGDLTQIDLPKGKKSGLKIAVDILQEVHGIEFIHLQAADVVRHTLVQKVIHAYEKVDGQGL; from the coding sequence TTGCCAGAGAAACTTATTGATTTACAATTAGAAAAGGCTAATGAAGCTCAAAGTTTATTTGGGCCAAATGATTTACATTTAAAAAGAATTGAAGAAAAATTAGCAGTAACAATTGTAACACGAGGAGAAAAGATTTTAGTTTCTGGAGAAGAAAACAAAATTATCATAGTTGATGATGTTGTTACTGCGTTGCTTATTTTAATTCGAAAAGGGATCAACGTATCTGAACGTGATATTATTTATGCTGTGCAGCTGGCAGAGCGAGGTATGATAGATGAGTTACTTGAACTTTATCAAGAGAAAATTGCAGTAAATGTAAAAGGAAAGCCAATTTTAGTAAAAACTCTTGGTCAACGACATTACGTTTCAGCGATAAGAAAGCGCGATATAGTTTTTGGTGTTGGTCCAGCTGGTACTGGAAAAACGTATTTAGCGGTTGTCATGGCGGTGACAGCTTTAAGGGATGGTCTCGTTAAACGGATCGTTTTAACAAGACCGGCAGTAGAAGCAGGTGAAAGTTTAGGTTTTTTACCTGGTGACTTAAAAGAAAAAGTAGATCCTTATTTAAGGCCGCTATACGATTCTTTGCATGATGTTTTAGGGGTTGAACAAACCGCAAGACTAATGGAAAGAGGAACAATTGAAGTGGCGCCCTTGGCTTATATGAGGGGCAGAACCTTAGACGACTCTTTTGTCATTTTGGATGAAGCGCAAAATACCACATCCGAGCAAATTAAAATGTTTTTAACAAGACTGGGCTTTGGTTCGAAAATGGTTATTACTGGAGATTTAACACAAATTGATTTACCAAAAGGAAAAAAGTCAGGTTTGAAAATAGCGGTTGATATATTACAGGAAGTTCACGGGATTGAGTTTATTCACTTACAGGCAGCAGATGTTGTTCGTCATACACTAGTTCAAAAGGTTATTCACGCATATGAGAAAGTAGACGGTCAAGGATTGTAA
- a CDS encoding HD family phosphohydrolase, whose translation MRSLGRRAPIDQQKWWKMLKDHRYIRVILFISLGIIMYLSMVSNVMPKTLNVSLGSYALEDIRAPLTIENKHETEEKKKLAAESIDPQYTNNKAFAQKQVKKINDIFGLVNQINTEAELLYTEQLEEINDQQFEAEEERKERLADVEMISLETKLENLRTIISSQTSDDLSDQTLKTFLESDKSDLEIARETTTNAIYNVMSEEVRINDVDDAKALVEQKIVISTLSPKLFQAMVEMARFAITANYIYDDEATEYARKIAIEAVDPIMILEGQLIVKEGELVTSSVYNQLALLGLLEDQVTIFPYIGLVILVLLLVFMLAYYLSDSKTTLKNNNSHLLMYVLIFLVTVVIMKITSFTYILNFKGITLIAPVALGSMLLSMLIHQRVALFTSMIFSIIASFIFNAESASIVNYTVAIYVFFSSVAGVFFLSESNRVSRILQAGFFVSIINICTIAALLMIRNGQYSWLEISSNIGFAFLSGFLAAVLTLGLLPFFEAAFGILSTMKLIELSNPNHPLLRKILVETPGTYHHSVIVANLAESACEAIGANGLLARVGSYYHDLGKTKRPHFFIENQMKMDNPHDKLSPQISKTIIIAHPYDGSEMLRNFKMPKEIIDIAEQHHGTTLLKYFYHKANKETEESTPEEEYRYPGPKAQTVVAAIVGISDCAEAAVRSMAKPTSEKIEALVKKIITDRLEDGQFDECDLTMKQLNIISLSVCETLKGTFHSRIEYPEDIKVKGESQDD comes from the coding sequence GTGAGAAGTTTGGGGAGAAGGGCACCGATTGATCAACAAAAGTGGTGGAAAATGCTAAAAGATCACCGGTATATTAGAGTTATTTTATTTATCAGTTTAGGAATAATTATGTACTTATCAATGGTCAGCAACGTAATGCCCAAGACGTTAAACGTCAGTCTAGGTTCCTATGCTTTAGAAGATATCCGCGCCCCGCTAACAATTGAGAATAAACATGAAACCGAAGAAAAGAAAAAGTTAGCTGCTGAATCTATTGATCCACAGTATACAAATAATAAAGCTTTTGCGCAAAAACAAGTGAAGAAAATTAATGATATATTTGGTTTAGTTAATCAAATTAACACAGAAGCAGAACTGCTCTACACTGAACAATTAGAAGAAATAAATGATCAACAATTTGAAGCAGAAGAAGAGCGAAAAGAAAGATTAGCAGATGTTGAAATGATTTCTTTAGAAACAAAATTAGAAAATTTACGAACAATCATTTCAAGTCAAACAAGTGATGATTTATCTGATCAGACTTTAAAAACATTTTTAGAATCGGACAAGTCTGATTTGGAAATTGCAAGAGAAACAACAACAAATGCTATTTATAATGTTATGAGTGAAGAAGTCCGCATTAACGATGTCGACGATGCAAAAGCTTTGGTGGAACAGAAAATTGTTATTTCAACATTAAGTCCAAAATTGTTTCAAGCAATGGTCGAGATGGCGAGGTTTGCGATTACCGCAAATTATATATATGATGATGAAGCAACAGAGTATGCAAGAAAAATAGCTATTGAAGCAGTAGACCCGATTATGATTCTTGAGGGGCAATTAATCGTAAAGGAAGGGGAATTGGTTACTTCTTCCGTATATAATCAGTTGGCTTTGTTAGGTTTACTCGAGGATCAAGTTACTATATTTCCTTATATCGGCCTAGTTATTCTCGTATTATTACTAGTTTTCATGTTAGCGTATTATTTAAGTGATTCAAAAACAACATTAAAAAATAATAATAGCCATTTACTCATGTATGTGCTTATCTTTCTTGTAACTGTTGTGATTATGAAGATTACAAGCTTCACTTATATCCTCAATTTTAAAGGGATCACATTAATTGCGCCAGTTGCATTAGGCTCAATGTTACTGTCAATGCTGATACATCAACGTGTTGCCTTGTTTACAAGTATGATTTTTTCAATTATCGCTAGTTTTATTTTCAATGCTGAATCAGCTAGTATTGTAAATTATACGGTAGCAATTTACGTATTTTTTAGTTCAGTGGCAGGCGTGTTCTTCTTAAGCGAATCAAATCGAGTATCAAGAATTTTACAAGCTGGTTTTTTTGTTTCTATTATTAACATTTGTACAATTGCTGCACTACTAATGATAAGAAATGGTCAATACAGTTGGCTTGAGATTAGTTCTAATATTGGCTTTGCCTTTCTGTCTGGTTTTTTAGCAGCTGTATTAACTCTAGGGCTCTTACCGTTTTTTGAAGCGGCGTTTGGAATTTTATCAACAATGAAATTAATTGAGTTATCTAATCCAAACCATCCTTTATTACGTAAAATACTAGTGGAGACTCCTGGTACATACCATCACAGTGTTATTGTTGCTAACTTAGCGGAATCTGCCTGTGAAGCAATTGGTGCCAATGGCTTGTTAGCGCGTGTTGGTTCTTATTATCATGATTTAGGGAAAACGAAGCGCCCTCATTTTTTTATTGAAAATCAAATGAAAATGGACAATCCTCATGATAAATTGTCACCACAAATTAGTAAAACGATTATCATTGCTCACCCTTATGATGGATCTGAAATGTTAAGGAACTTTAAAATGCCAAAAGAAATTATTGATATAGCAGAGCAACATCACGGGACAACTTTATTAAAGTACTTTTACCATAAAGCAAATAAAGAAACAGAGGAATCGACTCCGGAAGAAGAATATCGTTATCCGGGACCGAAGGCACAAACTGTGGTAGCTGCAATCGTCGGTATTTCAGATTGTGCAGAAGCTGCAGTAAGGTCTATGGCAAAACCAACATCTGAAAAAATTGAAGCTTTAGTCAAGAAGATTATTACTGACCGCCTTGAGGATGGACAGTTTGATGAATGCGATTTAACTATGAAGCAGCTTAATATTATCTCTCTGTCTGTATGTGAAACGTTAAAAGGGACATTTCATTCGCGGATAGAATACCCCGAAGATATAAAAGTGAAAGGAGAAAGTCAAGATGATTGA
- the ybeY gene encoding rRNA maturation RNase YbeY, protein MIDIDIQDETNELSDEQIQLVENILNEAASFEKVSKGTEISVTFVDDEAIREINRQYRDKDQVTDVISFALNDYDEDETELVIDEAIPNLLGDIIVSYPRLLEQAEEYQHSVDRELGFLVLHGFLHLLGYDHMTEEEEKIMFKKQEDILMAYGLQK, encoded by the coding sequence ATGATTGATATCGATATTCAAGACGAGACAAATGAACTTTCAGATGAACAAATACAGTTAGTGGAAAATATATTGAACGAGGCTGCCTCGTTTGAAAAAGTTTCTAAAGGAACTGAAATTTCGGTAACTTTTGTAGATGATGAGGCTATTCGAGAAATTAATCGACAGTACCGGGATAAAGATCAAGTAACTGATGTGATTTCATTTGCTTTAAATGATTATGATGAAGATGAAACCGAACTTGTTATTGATGAGGCAATACCTAATCTTTTAGGAGATATTATTGTTTCATATCCACGTCTACTAGAGCAGGCAGAGGAATATCAACACTCTGTAGATAGAGAATTAGGTTTTCTAGTTCTTCATGGTTTTCTCCACCTTTTAGGTTATGATCATATGACCGAGGAGGAAGAAAAGATTATGTTTAAAAAACAAGAGGATATACTAATGGCTTATGGACTTCAAAAATAA
- a CDS encoding diacylglycerol kinase family protein — protein MDFKNNYDRYWKRFTSSFVYAWTGVKQAFRHEQNLKIQLIIAVAVITLSIALTVPFLEKLILLLVIGIVISLEMINTALERLVDLVTKEYHPLAKVVKDVSAGAVMIFSVFAVVIGILIFYEPIMQLLR, from the coding sequence ATGGACTTCAAAAATAACTATGACCGTTATTGGAAAAGGTTTACTAGCAGCTTTGTTTATGCTTGGACCGGGGTAAAGCAAGCTTTTCGTCATGAACAAAATTTAAAAATTCAGCTTATTATTGCAGTAGCAGTTATTACTTTGTCGATTGCCTTAACTGTTCCTTTTCTTGAAAAACTGATCCTTTTACTTGTCATCGGAATTGTCATTTCACTAGAAATGATTAATACAGCTCTTGAAAGGCTAGTAGATCTTGTAACAAAGGAATATCACCCGCTAGCTAAAGTAGTCAAAGATGTGTCTGCCGGAGCGGTAATGATTTTCAGTGTTTTTGCAGTAGTTATTGGTATATTAATCTTTTACGAACCGATAATGCAGCTATTGAGATAG
- a CDS encoding DUF502 domain-containing protein — protein MWKEFQKNIIVGFISLLPAIVTIYVIQILFSIIDRFLGQFLSDILKVLRIIKIDDGSIYFLGVYTPFSERIIGIGFILTILIIAIIGSMRRKGAKQHLFDQVDHFFRKIPLVSYIYSSVEQMINAFTQERSSFKKVVMIEYPRKGVYTLGFLTGESKGEVQRHTSKECINIFLPTTPNPTSGWLVLIPAEDVTILDMTVEQGLKFIISGGVVVPPDKEALLKGDKGKKLGEFDKKAMVINVNRGKDD, from the coding sequence ATGTGGAAAGAATTTCAAAAAAATATTATTGTTGGTTTTATTTCATTACTACCTGCTATTGTAACAATTTATGTTATTCAGATCTTGTTCTCAATTATCGATCGATTTTTGGGACAGTTTTTATCCGATATATTAAAAGTTTTAAGAATTATTAAGATCGATGATGGAAGCATTTACTTCTTAGGTGTATACACGCCGTTTTCGGAACGAATTATTGGAATCGGTTTTATTTTAACAATCCTAATTATTGCTATCATTGGATCAATGAGAAGAAAAGGTGCTAAGCAGCATCTTTTTGATCAAGTCGATCATTTTTTTAGAAAGATACCGCTTGTAAGTTATATTTATTCTTCAGTTGAACAAATGATTAATGCTTTTACTCAAGAGCGTTCCTCGTTTAAGAAGGTAGTAATGATTGAGTACCCTCGTAAAGGTGTTTATACGTTGGGTTTTTTAACCGGAGAATCAAAAGGAGAGGTACAAAGACACACGAGTAAAGAGTGTATTAATATCTTTTTACCAACAACACCTAACCCTACTTCAGGCTGGTTAGTACTGATACCGGCGGAAGATGTGACAATCTTAGATATGACGGTTGAACAAGGTTTGAAATTTATTATTTCAGGCGGTGTCGTTGTTCCGCCCGATAAGGAAGCGCTGCTTAAAGGTGACAAAGGAAAAAAACTCGGGGAATTTGACAAAAAAGCAATGGTCATTAATGTTAACAGAGGAAAGGACGATTAA
- a CDS encoding cytidine deaminase: METNRLIEAAKKAREQAYVPYSKFKVGAALLTKDGKIYYGCNIENAAYSLCNCAERTALFNAYSEGEKEFVTICVVADTKRPVPPCGACRQVMSELCPSDMKVILTNLQGDIEEMTVEQLLPGAFTREDLNG, from the coding sequence ATGGAAACAAATCGTTTAATAGAAGCGGCAAAAAAAGCAAGAGAACAGGCATACGTTCCATACTCGAAATTCAAAGTAGGTGCAGCCCTGCTAACGAAAGACGGAAAAATTTATTATGGTTGCAATATTGAAAATGCAGCTTATAGTTTGTGTAATTGCGCTGAAAGAACAGCCCTTTTTAATGCTTATTCTGAAGGAGAGAAAGAATTCGTAACAATATGTGTAGTTGCTGATACAAAGCGTCCAGTGCCTCCGTGTGGAGCTTGCAGACAAGTGATGTCAGAACTATGTCCTAGTGACATGAAAGTGATCTTAACTAACTTACAGGGCGATATAGAAGAAATGACTGTAGAACAATTATTGCCTGGAGCTTTTACAAGGGAGGATTTAAATGGATAA
- the era gene encoding GTPase Era, which translates to MDNIKHKSGFVSIIGRPNVGKSTLLNNVIGQKIAIMSDKAQTTRNKVQGVYTDNDSQIIFIDTPGIHKPKHKLGDFMMKVAYQTLREVDLILFVVDAKEGFGSGDQSIIEQLKNTSTPVFLVINKIDLIHPDELFKFIDYYRKKMDFTEIIPVSALQGNNVSTLKEQIKQHLEEGPQYYPADQVTDHPERFIVSELIREKVLHLTREEIPHSIAVGIEQMKKREGSNAVYIGATIIVERSSQKGIIIGKQGAMLKEVGKRARGDIEALLGSNIFLELWVKVEKDWRNKAGFLRDFGYRQDEY; encoded by the coding sequence ATGGATAATATAAAACATAAATCAGGATTCGTATCTATTATTGGAAGGCCAAATGTTGGGAAATCAACATTGTTAAATAATGTAATTGGGCAAAAAATTGCTATTATGAGTGATAAGGCTCAAACGACCCGTAATAAAGTCCAAGGCGTTTATACAGATAATGATTCACAGATTATCTTTATTGATACTCCGGGAATCCATAAACCTAAGCATAAATTAGGTGATTTTATGATGAAAGTAGCCTACCAAACATTAAGAGAAGTTGATTTAATTTTGTTTGTTGTAGATGCAAAAGAAGGTTTTGGTAGTGGTGACCAATCAATTATTGAGCAATTAAAAAATACCAGCACACCAGTATTTTTAGTCATTAATAAGATTGACTTAATCCATCCGGATGAATTATTCAAATTTATTGATTATTATCGTAAAAAAATGGATTTCACAGAAATTATTCCAGTTTCTGCCTTACAAGGAAATAATGTAAGTACGCTTAAAGAGCAAATTAAGCAACACCTTGAAGAAGGGCCACAATATTATCCAGCCGATCAAGTGACAGATCATCCAGAAAGGTTTATCGTTTCAGAGTTGATTCGTGAAAAGGTATTACATTTAACAAGGGAAGAAATTCCTCACTCGATTGCTGTTGGAATTGAGCAAATGAAAAAACGAGAAGGTAGCAATGCTGTTTATATCGGTGCAACAATTATTGTGGAAAGAAGTTCGCAAAAAGGGATCATCATTGGGAAGCAAGGTGCGATGCTGAAAGAAGTTGGCAAGCGTGCAAGAGGGGATATTGAAGCCTTGCTAGGTTCAAACATATTTCTTGAGCTTTGGGTGAAAGTAGAAAAGGATTGGCGGAATAAAGCAGGTTTTTTAAGGGATTTCGGCTATCGTCAAGATGAGTATTAA
- a CDS encoding YqzL family protein, protein MLDFSWKVFSMTGCVDTYLIMKEIERDTVEPTEEYLEKLDEVDNTTN, encoded by the coding sequence ATGTTAGATTTTTCCTGGAAAGTATTTTCGATGACAGGTTGTGTCGATACTTACTTAATTATGAAGGAAATTGAAAGAGATACTGTTGAACCAACAGAGGAGTATTTAGAGAAGCTAGACGAAGTAGACAATACTACAAACTGA
- the recO gene encoding DNA repair protein RecO, producing the protein MLQKVEGIVIRTTDYGEADKILTLYTREMGKIGVMARGVKRPKSRLASISQLFTHGNYVFQKTTGLGGLNQGEIIRSFRDLKSDIYLTAYGAYVIELLDKLTEQNDINPYLYELLLQTLQYIDEGLDYEILTRIFEVKMLRVAGIGINVDNCTRCEAVEGEFTFSIKEGGFLCHRCLHVDNRGLKINSATAKLLRLFYHFDLNRIGSISVKSETREQLKQVLAVYYDEYSGLRLKSKRFLNQLDKMKLD; encoded by the coding sequence ATGCTACAAAAAGTAGAAGGAATCGTGATTCGCACGACCGATTATGGAGAAGCGGATAAAATTTTGACATTGTATACGAGGGAAATGGGTAAAATTGGGGTGATGGCTCGAGGGGTTAAACGTCCAAAGAGCCGTCTGGCATCTATTTCACAATTATTCACTCACGGTAATTATGTTTTTCAAAAGACGACAGGGCTCGGTGGCTTAAATCAAGGCGAAATTATTCGATCGTTTCGGGATTTAAAAAGCGACATTTACTTAACCGCCTACGGAGCATATGTAATCGAGTTACTAGATAAATTAACTGAACAAAATGATATAAATCCTTATTTATATGAATTGTTATTGCAAACATTACAATATATCGATGAAGGTTTAGACTATGAAATATTGACAAGGATTTTTGAAGTAAAAATGCTAAGAGTTGCCGGAATCGGCATTAATGTCGATAACTGCACCCGCTGTGAGGCAGTTGAAGGAGAATTCACATTTTCAATTAAGGAAGGTGGATTTCTTTGTCATCGTTGTTTGCATGTTGATAACCGAGGATTGAAAATCAATTCAGCAACGGCCAAATTACTTCGTTTATTTTATCACTTTGACTTAAACAGAATAGGGTCAATCTCAGTTAAGAGTGAGACAAGGGAACAGTTAAAGCAAGTATTGGCAGTTTATTATGATGAATATTCAGGTTTGCGGCTAAAGAGCAAACGTTTTTTGAACCAATTAGATAAAATGAAATTAGATTGA
- a CDS encoding helix-turn-helix transcriptional regulator, which yields MKKIQLNKRQEHILQIVKDGGPITGEKIAEKLSLSRATLRPDLAILTMAGYLDARPRVGYFYTGKSGMQLLTERITKLTVQQYSSIPIVVTESSNVYDAICTLFLEDVGTIFVVDNETHLVGVLSRKDLLRASIGKQMLETVPVSIIMTRMPNITVCLKDDLIIDVAKKLIENQIDALPVVKIKADDKYEVVGRITKTNITRTIVDLANDEIV from the coding sequence GTGAAAAAAATCCAACTAAATAAGAGGCAAGAACATATTTTACAAATTGTAAAAGATGGAGGTCCGATAACGGGCGAAAAAATAGCTGAAAAATTATCTTTATCGAGGGCGACATTACGTCCAGATTTAGCAATATTAACAATGGCAGGGTATTTAGATGCGCGCCCTCGGGTCGGTTATTTTTATACTGGAAAAAGTGGGATGCAACTGCTAACTGAGAGAATAACAAAATTAACAGTTCAACAATATTCCTCAATACCCATTGTCGTAACTGAGTCATCGAACGTTTATGATGCTATTTGTACGCTGTTTTTAGAAGATGTCGGTACAATCTTTGTCGTTGATAATGAAACACACCTTGTAGGAGTTCTCTCAAGAAAAGATTTACTTAGAGCAAGTATTGGAAAGCAAATGCTTGAAACGGTACCGGTTAGTATTATCATGACAAGGATGCCAAATATAACGGTTTGTTTAAAAGATGATTTAATCATTGATGTAGCTAAAAAGTTGATTGAAAATCAAATTGATGCTCTTCCAGTCGTTAAAATTAAGGCGGACGATAAATACGAGGTGGTCGGAAGAATTACAAAAACAAACATTACAAGGACAATTGTTGACCTTGCTAATGATGAGATAGTTTAG